In the Pseudomonas sp. ADAK2 genome, one interval contains:
- the folX gene encoding dihydroneopterin triphosphate 2'-epimerase, with translation MPQLQPGMARIRVKDLCLRTFIGINEDEILNKQDVLINLTILYAAQDAVRDNDIDHALNYRTITKAIIAHVEGNRFALLERLTQEILDLVMVNESVLYAEVEVDKPHALRFAESVSITLAASR, from the coding sequence ATGCCACAACTTCAACCAGGAATGGCGCGCATCCGGGTCAAGGACCTGTGCCTGCGCACCTTCATCGGCATCAACGAGGACGAAATCCTCAACAAGCAGGATGTGTTGATCAACCTGACCATCCTCTACGCGGCGCAAGACGCGGTGCGCGACAACGACATCGATCACGCGCTGAACTACCGCACCATCACCAAGGCGATCATCGCCCACGTGGAAGGCAATCGCTTTGCCCTGCTCGAACGCCTGACCCAGGAAATCCTCGATCTGGTCATGGTCAACGAGTCGGTGTTGTACGCCGAAGTGGAAGTCGACAAACCCCACGCTTTGCGATTTGCCGAGTCGGTGTCGATCACCCTCGCGGCGAGCCGCTAA
- the folM gene encoding dihydromonapterin reductase: protein MTSSAAPILITGAGQRVGLHCAQRLLEDGHRVIFSYRRERPGVQVLRDLGAIAVFADFASEAGILAFIGELKTHTDSLRAIVHNASEWLTETPDTDAQAFTRMFSVHMLAPYLINLHCADLLERSSPADIVHISDDVTRKGSSQHIGYCASKAGLDSLTLSFAAKYAPAIKVNGIAPALLLFNPDDDAAYRAKALAKSALGIEPGSEVIYQSLRYLLDNPYVTGTTLTVNGGRHVK from the coding sequence ATGACCTCTTCCGCAGCTCCCATCCTCATCACCGGTGCCGGCCAACGAGTCGGCCTGCATTGTGCGCAGCGTTTGCTCGAAGACGGTCACCGGGTGATCTTCAGCTACCGCCGCGAACGCCCCGGCGTGCAGGTGTTGCGCGATCTCGGCGCAATAGCGGTGTTCGCGGACTTCGCCAGCGAAGCCGGGATCCTCGCGTTCATCGGCGAACTCAAGACCCACACCGACAGCCTGCGGGCGATTGTGCATAACGCGTCGGAATGGCTGACCGAAACCCCGGACACCGATGCCCAGGCCTTTACCCGAATGTTCAGCGTGCACATGCTCGCGCCCTACCTGATCAACCTGCACTGCGCTGACTTGCTCGAACGCTCGAGCCCGGCCGACATCGTGCACATCAGTGACGACGTAACCCGCAAGGGCAGCAGCCAACATATCGGTTATTGCGCCAGCAAAGCCGGGCTCGACAGCCTGACCCTGTCCTTCGCCGCGAAATATGCGCCGGCGATCAAGGTCAACGGCATCGCCCCAGCCCTGCTATTGTTCAATCCCGACGACGACGCGGCGTACCGTGCCAAGGCCCTGGCCAAGTCCGCGCTGGGCATCGAGCCCGGCAGCGAAGTGATCTACCAGAGCCTGCGCTATCTGCTCGACAACCCTTATGTCACCGGCACGACCCTGACCGTCAACGGCGGACGGCACGTCAAATAA
- a CDS encoding antibiotic biosynthesis monooxygenase produces the protein MSTSPVTLMVARRVADGRYQDLIAWLREGEQLATDFPGYLGSGVLAPPPDDDEFQIIFRFADEQTLHAWEHSASRTAWLARGSDLFAHPTEHRVSGIEGWFGAAGNRPPRWKQAVAIWLAFFPVSLLFNFVLGPLLGEMSLLPRVLVSTLCLTPLMVYFFIPLSTRLLANWLHSTPTRPIPVAPTTQNP, from the coding sequence ATGTCTACCTCACCCGTCACGCTGATGGTGGCGCGCCGCGTTGCCGATGGACGTTATCAGGACCTGATCGCCTGGTTGCGTGAAGGCGAACAACTGGCCACCGACTTTCCCGGTTATCTCGGTTCTGGCGTGCTCGCTCCGCCGCCCGACGATGACGAATTCCAGATCATTTTCCGCTTCGCAGACGAGCAGACCCTGCACGCCTGGGAGCATTCCGCCTCGCGCACCGCCTGGCTGGCACGCGGCAGCGACTTGTTCGCCCACCCGACCGAACATCGGGTCAGCGGCATCGAAGGCTGGTTCGGTGCTGCCGGGAATCGCCCGCCGCGCTGGAAACAGGCGGTGGCGATCTGGCTGGCGTTCTTTCCGGTTTCCCTGCTGTTCAATTTTGTCCTGGGGCCGTTGCTCGGCGAAATGAGCCTGCTGCCTCGGGTACTGGTCAGCACCCTGTGCCTGACGCCATTGATGGTCTATTTCTTTATTCCGCTGTCGACCCGTTTGCTGGCCAACTGGCTGCACAGCACGCCGACGCGGCCAATTCCCGTCGCGCCCACCACCCAAAATCCGTAA
- the folE gene encoding GTP cyclohydrolase I FolE — MTLSLPQNALSQSYRDILIGLGENPDREGLQDTPMRAAKAMQYLCHGYEQTVEEIVNGALFSSDTDEMIIVADIELYSLCEHHMLPFIGKAHVAYIPTGKVLGLSKIARLVDMFARRLQIQENLTRQIADAVQHVTDAAGVAVVIEAKHMCMMMRGVEKQNSTMNTSVMLGAFRESSNTRQEFLQLIGRSK, encoded by the coding sequence ATGACGTTATCCCTGCCTCAGAACGCCTTATCCCAGAGCTACCGCGACATCCTCATCGGCCTCGGTGAAAACCCCGACCGCGAAGGCCTGCAAGACACCCCGATGCGCGCGGCCAAGGCCATGCAATACCTGTGTCATGGCTATGAGCAAACTGTCGAGGAAATCGTCAACGGTGCGCTGTTTTCGTCCGATACCGACGAGATGATCATCGTCGCCGACATCGAGCTCTATTCGCTGTGCGAACACCACATGCTGCCCTTCATCGGCAAGGCGCATGTGGCTTATATTCCGACGGGCAAAGTGTTGGGCCTGTCGAAGATTGCACGGCTGGTGGACATGTTCGCCCGTCGCCTGCAGATTCAGGAAAACCTCACCCGGCAGATCGCCGACGCGGTGCAGCACGTCACGGACGCCGCCGGGGTCGCCGTGGTGATCGAGGCCAAACACATGTGCATGATGATGCGCGGTGTCGAGAAACAGAATTCGACCATGAACACCTCGGTGATGCTCGGCGCCTTCCGCGAGTCGAGCAACACCCGCCAGGAGTTCCTGCAATTGATTGGACGGAGCAAGTAG
- a CDS encoding MerR family transcriptional regulator, whose product MPVLTDNVPGLLPTASLEREELFPIREVARLTGINPVTLRAWERRYGLIQPTRTESGHRLYSMADIETVRSILGWIDRGVAVSKVGKILAKTEPLKTLSHIIPNELVLADYAQWQQQVRAAVSAFDDVQLERVYGQIFSSYSLPVVFQDILMPLWKQLVQRQEGFGQTSEWLFFDAFLRSRVAQRLLLIRDASPRRIVVSALAGQCHELELLVAALFLSGMDSGVRVLTIGQPFDELTLVCERIQPLALVLFSNHVPSAELPRRLNRLALSLDCRLMLAGDASDLAQDSLAGSSIGCLGNEGLLMRQRLKQFLAGNLDT is encoded by the coding sequence ATGCCTGTCCTGACTGACAATGTTCCTGGCTTGCTGCCAACTGCTTCCCTGGAACGGGAAGAGCTGTTTCCGATTCGAGAGGTGGCACGCCTGACGGGTATCAACCCGGTCACATTGCGGGCATGGGAACGTCGTTATGGCCTGATCCAGCCCACGCGCACCGAAAGCGGGCATCGGCTGTACTCAATGGCCGATATCGAGACGGTTCGCAGCATCCTCGGCTGGATTGATCGCGGTGTGGCGGTGAGCAAGGTCGGCAAGATTCTGGCGAAGACCGAACCGCTCAAAACGCTCTCGCACATCATCCCCAATGAACTCGTACTGGCCGACTACGCCCAATGGCAGCAGCAGGTCCGGGCCGCTGTCAGCGCGTTTGACGACGTTCAACTGGAGCGGGTGTACGGGCAGATCTTTTCCAGTTACTCGCTGCCCGTGGTGTTCCAGGACATTCTGATGCCGCTGTGGAAGCAACTGGTGCAGCGCCAGGAAGGCTTCGGCCAGACCAGCGAATGGTTGTTCTTCGATGCGTTCCTGCGATCACGCGTGGCACAGCGCCTGCTGCTGATACGTGATGCCTCGCCGCGCCGGATCGTGGTCAGCGCCTTGGCCGGACAGTGCCATGAACTCGAACTGCTGGTCGCCGCGTTGTTTTTGAGCGGGATGGATTCGGGCGTGCGGGTGCTCACGATTGGCCAACCGTTCGATGAGTTGACCCTGGTCTGTGAAAGAATCCAGCCCCTGGCGCTGGTACTGTTCTCCAATCACGTACCTTCCGCCGAGTTGCCACGACGTTTGAATCGCCTGGCCTTGAGTCTGGATTGCCGGCTGATGCTCGCCGGTGATGCGTCCGACCTGGCGCAGGATAGCCTGGCCGGATCATCGATCGGTTGTCTGGGTAACGAGGGTTTGTTGATGCGACAGCGTCTGAAGCAGTTCCTGGCGGGCAACCTGGATACGTGA